In Liquorilactobacillus hordei DSM 19519, the following proteins share a genomic window:
- the gyrB gene encoding DNA topoisomerase (ATP-hydrolyzing) subunit B codes for MEEVKEAQAKEYDASQIQVLEGLEAVRKRPGMYIGSTSSQGLHHLVWEIIDNGIDEALAGFADEINVTIEADNSITVIDNGRGIPVDIQTKTGRPALEIVYTILHAGGKFGGGGYKVSGGLHGVGASVVNALSTTLDVEVKKNSKIYAIDFKRGKVNHEMKVIGECGEHEHGTKVHFLPDPDIFLETTVYDIKILTTRIRELAFLNKGLKITITDNREENPKTKEFHYVGGIKHYVEFLNKGKEVLFDEPIYVEGEQKGITVEVALQYTDDFHSNLMTFTNNIHTYEGGTHEAGFKTALTRVINDYARKSGMMKENEDNLSGEDVREGLTAVVSIKHPDPQFEGQTKTKLGNSDARTVTDRMFAEHFSKFMMENPTIARRVVDKGLLASKARIAAKRAREVTRKKNGLEISNLPGKLADNTSKDPEISELFIVEGDSAGGSAKQGRSRLTQAILPIRGKILNVEKATLDRILANEEIRSLFTALGTGFGQEFNVEKANYHKLIIMTDADVDGAHIRTLLLTLFYRFMRPMIDKGFVYIAQPPLYQVRQGKLIKYIDTDTELDEVLGQLQPSPKPVIQRYKGLGEMDAEQLWETTMNPENRRLLRVRLEDAEEANGVFEMLMGDKVEPRREFIEANATFVDNLDV; via the coding sequence ATGGAAGAGGTCAAGGAAGCACAGGCAAAAGAATATGACGCTAGTCAAATTCAAGTGCTAGAGGGACTTGAAGCTGTAAGAAAACGCCCAGGAATGTATATAGGGTCAACAAGCTCACAAGGGCTACACCATTTAGTATGGGAAATTATAGATAATGGTATTGATGAGGCACTAGCAGGATTTGCAGACGAGATTAATGTAACTATTGAAGCCGACAATAGTATAACGGTTATAGATAATGGGAGGGGGATACCTGTCGATATTCAAACAAAGACAGGAAGACCCGCACTTGAAATAGTCTACACAATCTTACATGCTGGTGGAAAGTTTGGTGGCGGTGGATACAAAGTTTCTGGAGGTCTTCATGGTGTTGGAGCATCTGTTGTAAATGCTTTGTCAACGACTCTTGATGTTGAAGTTAAGAAGAACAGTAAAATCTATGCAATTGATTTTAAACGAGGAAAAGTAAACCATGAGATGAAAGTTATCGGTGAATGCGGTGAACATGAGCATGGAACTAAGGTTCACTTCTTACCGGATCCAGATATCTTTTTAGAAACAACAGTTTATGATATTAAGATATTAACTACAAGAATACGAGAACTTGCATTTCTAAATAAAGGATTAAAGATTACAATTACTGATAATCGTGAAGAAAATCCTAAAACAAAAGAATTTCATTATGTTGGTGGAATAAAGCATTATGTTGAATTTCTTAACAAAGGAAAGGAAGTTCTATTTGACGAGCCAATCTATGTAGAGGGCGAGCAAAAGGGCATCACGGTTGAGGTTGCCTTACAGTACACAGATGATTTCCATTCTAATTTAATGACATTTACCAATAATATTCATACGTATGAAGGTGGAACACACGAGGCTGGATTTAAGACTGCGTTAACTAGGGTGATTAATGATTACGCACGCAAGAGTGGAATGATGAAAGAAAATGAAGATAATCTTTCCGGTGAAGATGTGCGTGAGGGCTTGACAGCAGTTGTTAGTATCAAACATCCAGATCCACAATTTGAGGGACAAACGAAAACAAAATTAGGCAATTCTGATGCAAGAACAGTTACGGACAGAATGTTTGCTGAACATTTTTCTAAGTTTATGATGGAAAACCCAACAATTGCTAGGCGAGTTGTAGATAAGGGATTACTAGCTTCTAAGGCAAGAATTGCTGCTAAACGAGCACGTGAAGTTACAAGGAAAAAAAATGGTTTAGAAATTAGTAATTTACCTGGAAAATTGGCTGATAATACGAGTAAAGATCCGGAAATTTCAGAATTATTTATTGTCGAAGGTGATTCTGCGGGTGGTTCAGCGAAGCAAGGACGTTCAAGATTGACACAAGCAATTTTGCCTATTAGGGGTAAAATTTTAAATGTTGAAAAGGCAACATTGGATAGAATATTAGCTAATGAAGAAATTAGATCATTATTTACTGCCTTAGGAACTGGATTTGGGCAGGAATTTAATGTTGAAAAAGCAAATTATCATAAATTAATAATAATGACAGATGCCGATGTTGATGGTGCACATATTCGTACATTATTATTGACACTATTTTATAGATTTATGCGTCCTATGATTGATAAGGGATTTGTTTATATTGCCCAACCACCGTTATACCAAGTCCGTCAAGGTAAATTAATTAAGTATATTGATACAGATACTGAACTAGATGAAGTTTTAGGTCAGTTACAGCCATCACCAAAACCAGTTATTCAGCGTTATAAAGGATTAGGTGAAATGGATGCGGAGCAATTATGGGAAACAACTATGAACCCAGAAAATAGACGTTTGTTAAGAGTTAGACTTGAAGATGCAGAAGAAGCAAATGGAGTTTTTGAAATGTTGATGGGAGACAAAGTTGAACCAAGACGTGAATTTATTGAAGCAAATGCAACCTTTGTTGATAACTTGGATGTATAG
- the rpsF gene encoding 30S ribosomal protein S6, translating to MTYEITYIISPAIDEAAKAALVERFDSILKDNGAEIVNSKDWSKRRFAYEIGGFTEGTYHIVNAKADDAVAIDEFDRLAKINDAILRHMIVKREA from the coding sequence ATGACATACGAAATTACTTATATTATCAGCCCAGCAATTGATGAAGCTGCTAAAGCTGCATTAGTTGAACGTTTCGACAGTATCTTAAAAGATAATGGTGCTGAAATCGTAAATTCAAAAGACTGGTCTAAGCGTCGTTTTGCATACGAAATCGGTGGTTTTACAGAAGGCACATACCATATTGTAAATGCTAAAGCTGATGATGCCGTAGCAATCGACGAATTTGATCGTCTTGCAAAGATTAATGACGCAATCTTACGTCATATGATCGTTAAACGTGAAGCTTAA
- a CDS encoding helix-turn-helix domain-containing protein has protein sequence MTRNYTYSFKLKVVKEYLNGENSLHTLCLKYKMPSDTPLVIWVSRYKAFGPTGLKQLKRRHYSNDFKVAVITYYLNHSTSIQKTAIHFNISHTVVYNWLKLMRQFGIKAVISSKIGRPKMVKKKKETSKKKTEQQLIERQQKQIRHLEQELSYTKIENVYLKKLDAVIRNKKQH, from the coding sequence TTGACACGTAATTATACCTACAGCTTTAAGTTGAAAGTAGTTAAAGAATATTTAAATGGTGAAAATTCACTCCACACACTGTGTCTGAAATATAAGATGCCGAGTGATACTCCATTAGTAATTTGGGTGTCGCGTTATAAAGCTTTTGGTCCTACCGGACTTAAACAGCTTAAACGCCGGCACTATTCTAATGATTTCAAGGTAGCGGTTATTACATATTACTTGAACCATTCTACCAGTATTCAAAAAACAGCCATCCACTTTAATATCAGCCACACAGTCGTTTATAATTGGCTTAAATTAATGCGGCAATTTGGAATTAAAGCCGTAATTTCATCTAAGATAGGACGACCCAAGATGGTTAAGAAAAAGAAAGAAACATCCAAGAAAAAGACCGAACAACAGTTAATAGAGAGACAACAAAAACAAATCAGACATTTAGAACAGGAACTTTCCTATACTAAAATTGAGAATGTTTATCTAAAAAAATTGGATGCCGTAATTCGAAACAAAAAACAGCACTAA
- a CDS encoding 2-hydroxycarboxylate transporter family protein: MEEVKKIEQTEEKEVSESALKKFFSIKISGVGMPLYIVMLVILAATIFLHRLPNTILGAIVLLVVLGHVLYFIGEKIPVFNSYLGGGSVFCIFASAAMATFGIIPADAVKVASNFVSNEGFLDFYIAALISGSILGMNRNLLIKASVRFIPVAFLSMIITFFAVGLMGMLIGNGFGHSVMFVSLPIMAGGIGAGVVPLSNIYGHVLGQPAANMISQLIPASAAGNVLAIIAAALVAKLGESFPKYNGQGVLMEIDPEFTKPRKVKLDIMQFGVGMMMALSFFMLATIFNSFTPKVHTYAFIIIIVFICKATNILPKYYEDAAIIFNQLIVKNLTHAVLAGIGIALLNLTLLAHALTWQFVVLVVTSILTISIASALIGKLFGLYEVESIITAGLCNNSMGGTGNVAVLSASNRMELIAFAQMGNRLGGAIILVVAGILIQFLH, translated from the coding sequence ATGGAAGAAGTAAAGAAAATAGAACAGACAGAGGAAAAAGAAGTGAGTGAATCGGCTCTAAAAAAATTTTTTTCAATCAAAATTAGCGGTGTTGGAATGCCGCTTTATATAGTAATGCTGGTAATTCTTGCAGCAACAATCTTTTTGCACAGGCTGCCTAATACGATTTTAGGTGCAATTGTATTGCTAGTTGTTTTAGGTCATGTACTTTATTTTATTGGAGAGAAGATTCCTGTTTTTAATAGTTATTTGGGTGGAGGTTCCGTATTTTGTATTTTTGCTTCAGCAGCGATGGCTACTTTTGGAATTATTCCTGCTGATGCTGTTAAAGTTGCTTCTAATTTTGTCAGCAATGAGGGCTTTTTAGACTTTTACATTGCTGCGCTGATTAGTGGTAGTATTCTTGGGATGAATCGGAATCTTTTGATTAAAGCTTCCGTTCGCTTCATTCCTGTAGCTTTCCTTTCAATGATAATTACATTTTTTGCAGTGGGTCTAATGGGAATGCTAATTGGTAATGGTTTTGGACATTCAGTAATGTTTGTTTCACTACCAATTATGGCTGGTGGAATTGGTGCAGGCGTTGTACCATTATCTAATATTTATGGTCATGTACTTGGACAACCTGCAGCTAATATGATTTCACAACTCATACCAGCTTCGGCAGCAGGAAATGTTTTGGCGATTATAGCTGCTGCATTAGTTGCCAAACTTGGTGAATCTTTCCCTAAGTATAACGGACAAGGTGTTTTGATGGAGATTGATCCAGAGTTTACTAAACCACGTAAAGTGAAGCTTGATATTATGCAATTTGGTGTTGGAATGATGATGGCATTATCATTTTTCATGCTTGCAACAATCTTTAATAGCTTTACACCAAAAGTACACACATATGCATTTATTATTATTATTGTTTTTATCTGCAAAGCAACTAATATCTTGCCAAAATATTACGAGGATGCTGCAATTATATTCAACCAATTAATTGTTAAGAACTTAACGCACGCTGTTCTTGCAGGAATAGGAATAGCTTTACTTAATCTAACACTTTTAGCACATGCATTAACATGGCAGTTCGTAGTGCTTGTAGTTACAAGTATCTTAACTATATCGATTGCTAGTGCATTGATTGGTAAATTATTTGGTTTGTATGAAGTAGAGTCAATTATAACAGCTGGTCTTTGCAATAATAGTATGGGTGGTACAGGTAATGTTGCGGTTCTTTCAGCATCAAACCGTATGGAATTAATAGCTTTTGCACAAATGGGAAATCGTCTAGGTGGAGCAATCATACTTGTTGTTGCTGGAATCTTGATACAATTTTTACACTAA
- the recF gene encoding DNA replication/repair protein RecF (All proteins in this family for which functions are known are DNA-binding proteins that assist the filamentation of RecA onto DNA for the initiation of recombination or recombinational repair.), translated as MYLKEMTLKNFRNYRDVNLVFSPQINVLIGENAQGKTNLLEAIYVLAMARSHRTNNERELVNFAKDEALIQGILERKLSKLKLELFLGKKGKKAKVNHLEQAKLSQYIGQMNVILFAPEDLALVKGSPAVRRKFIDMEFGQIDAHYLYNLSQYRVLLKQRNHYLKQLQLKKAKDLVLLEVLSDQIAAFGAEIIAKRIIFLDELEKYAQGVQAQITGQKEELKFNYDTSVENIYEKDVKQLYTDLKKLYETNQNKEIFQGSTLYGPHRDDVQFLINKKNVQVFGSQGQQRTTALAVKLAEIDVMKNETGEYPILLLDDVLSELDGARQTQLLRAIQDRVQTFLTTPSMSEVTRKLIKDPKVFRIEAGNIKNEEFR; from the coding sequence ATGTATCTAAAAGAAATGACACTGAAAAATTTTCGTAACTATCGTGATGTAAATTTAGTATTCTCGCCACAAATTAATGTATTAATCGGCGAAAATGCACAAGGAAAAACAAATCTACTTGAAGCAATCTATGTTCTAGCAATGGCAAGAAGTCATCGTACTAATAATGAACGTGAGTTGGTAAATTTTGCAAAAGATGAGGCTTTAATTCAAGGAATATTGGAACGTAAGTTGAGCAAACTAAAACTTGAACTCTTTTTGGGTAAAAAAGGCAAAAAAGCAAAGGTAAATCATCTGGAACAAGCAAAGTTGTCACAATATATTGGTCAAATGAACGTTATTTTATTTGCTCCAGAAGATCTGGCACTCGTTAAGGGATCACCAGCAGTTAGGCGAAAATTTATTGATATGGAATTTGGGCAAATAGACGCACATTATTTATATAATTTGAGCCAATATCGCGTACTTTTAAAACAAAGAAATCATTATTTAAAACAACTTCAGTTGAAAAAGGCGAAAGATTTAGTCTTGTTGGAAGTATTATCTGATCAAATCGCAGCTTTTGGGGCAGAAATTATAGCAAAGCGAATTATTTTTTTAGATGAACTTGAGAAGTATGCTCAAGGTGTTCAAGCTCAAATAACAGGCCAAAAAGAAGAATTAAAGTTCAACTATGATACTAGTGTAGAAAATATTTATGAAAAAGATGTTAAGCAATTATACACTGATTTAAAAAAACTGTACGAAACTAATCAAAACAAAGAAATATTTCAAGGTTCAACGCTGTATGGACCGCATAGGGATGATGTTCAATTTTTAATTAATAAGAAAAATGTCCAAGTTTTTGGCTCACAGGGTCAGCAGAGGACGACTGCTTTAGCTGTAAAATTAGCTGAGATTGATGTGATGAAAAACGAAACAGGCGAATATCCAATATTATTATTAGATGATGTCTTATCGGAACTTGATGGAGCTCGCCAAACACAGCTACTGCGTGCAATTCAAGATAGAGTGCAGACGTTTTTAACAACGCCTAGTATGAGTGAGGTAACAAGGAAGTTAATAAAAGATCCTAAAGTATTCAGGATTGAAGCTGGAAATATAAAAAACGAGGAATTTAGATAA
- a CDS encoding malolactic enzyme: MLKSYEILRNPFLNKGTAFTKEEREKLGLVGILPSKIQTLEEQTEQVYAQFQSKPSLLEKRIFLMNLFNENVTLFYHLMDQHVVEFMPVVYDPVVADSIEQYNEIYTNPQQAAFLSIDRPEDIETTLKNASDGRDIRLIVVTDAEGILGMGDWGVNGVDIAVGKLMVYTAAAGINPAQVLPVSIDSGTNNQKLISDPMYLGNRHARVAGKPFLDFIDKFVEAQQRVFPESLLHFEDFGRANAQVILDSYKDKIATFNDDIQGTGMIVLAAVIGAMKISKQGLKDQKFLTFGAGTAGMGIANQILNELVQEGLTKEEARKHFYLVDKQGLLFNDTPDLTPAQKAFTRDRSEFANAEELTNLAAVVKAVHPSVMVGTSTQPGTFTEEIVKEMAAHTERPLIFPLSNPTKLAEAKAEDLIKWTNGKALISTGIPAADVEYNGTTYHIGQGNNALIYPGLGFGLVASTAKKLTQETISAAIHALGGLVDANEAGAAVLPPVSQLTKFSQIIAEATAESVVSQGLNREEITDAKKAVADMKWTPEY; this comes from the coding sequence ATGTTGAAAAGTTATGAAATATTACGTAATCCTTTTTTAAATAAGGGAACTGCATTTACAAAAGAAGAACGTGAAAAATTAGGTTTAGTAGGAATCCTACCAAGCAAGATACAAACTCTTGAAGAACAAACAGAGCAAGTTTACGCTCAATTTCAAAGTAAACCAAGTCTTCTTGAAAAAAGAATTTTCTTGATGAATCTTTTCAACGAAAATGTTACATTATTTTATCATCTGATGGACCAACATGTTGTTGAATTTATGCCTGTTGTTTATGATCCAGTTGTTGCAGATTCAATTGAACAATATAACGAAATCTATACAAATCCTCAACAAGCAGCATTTTTGTCAATTGATCGTCCTGAAGATATTGAAACTACCTTAAAAAATGCTTCTGATGGTCGTGATATTCGCTTAATTGTTGTTACGGATGCAGAAGGTATTTTAGGTATGGGTGATTGGGGAGTAAACGGTGTCGATATTGCTGTTGGTAAACTAATGGTTTATACAGCTGCAGCTGGCATCAATCCAGCACAAGTATTACCAGTAAGTATTGATTCTGGTACAAACAATCAAAAATTAATTAGTGATCCGATGTACTTGGGAAATCGACATGCACGAGTTGCAGGTAAACCATTTCTAGATTTTATTGATAAATTTGTAGAAGCACAACAAAGAGTTTTCCCTGAATCACTTCTTCACTTTGAAGACTTTGGACGTGCAAATGCACAAGTTATTTTGGATAGCTACAAAGACAAAATTGCAACATTCAATGATGATATTCAAGGAACTGGAATGATTGTTTTAGCTGCTGTAATTGGTGCAATGAAGATTTCAAAGCAGGGACTAAAGGATCAAAAGTTCTTAACATTTGGTGCAGGTACAGCAGGTATGGGGATTGCTAATCAAATTCTTAACGAACTTGTCCAAGAAGGATTAACAAAAGAAGAAGCACGTAAGCATTTTTACTTGGTTGATAAGCAAGGTTTGTTATTTAACGATACTCCTGATTTAACACCCGCACAAAAAGCTTTTACACGAGATCGTTCTGAATTTGCAAATGCAGAGGAGTTAACAAATCTTGCAGCTGTTGTTAAAGCAGTACATCCTTCGGTTATGGTGGGAACTTCTACTCAACCAGGGACATTTACAGAAGAAATTGTTAAAGAAATGGCAGCACATACAGAGCGTCCACTTATTTTCCCACTTTCAAATCCTACAAAGTTGGCAGAGGCTAAGGCAGAAGATTTAATTAAATGGACCAATGGAAAGGCACTTATTTCAACCGGAATTCCAGCTGCAGATGTTGAATATAATGGGACTACTTATCATATTGGACAGGGAAATAATGCCTTAATTTATCCGGGATTAGGTTTTGGATTAGTGGCTTCTACAGCTAAAAAATTGACACAAGAAACGATTTCGGCAGCAATTCATGCACTTGGTGGACTAGTTGATGCAAATGAAGCTGGCGCAGCAGTCTTACCACCAGTTTCACAACTTACAAAATTCTCACAAATTATTGCTGAAGCAACTGCTGAAAGTGTAGTTTCACAAGGCTTGAATCGTGAAGAAATTACTGATGCAAAAAAAGCCGTTGCTGATATGAAGTGGACTCCAGAATATTAA
- the gyrA gene encoding DNA gyrase subunit A, translated as MVDLPNRIKDSDLSGIMRKSFMEYAMSVIVARALPDVRDGLKPVHRRILYGMNELGVTPDKPYKKSARIVGDVMGKYHPHGDSAIYESMVRMAQEFSYRYMLVDGHGNFGSVDGDGAAAMRYTEARMSKIATEMLRDINKNTIDFTENYDGSEREPVVLPARFPNLLVNGATGIAVGMTTNIPPHNLAEVISGLHILMKNPDATTADLMEAIKGPDFPTGGIVLGKSGIRKAYETGKGTVTIRAKVEIEESANGREQIIINELPYMVNKAKLIERIAELARNKKIEGITDIRDESDREGMRVSIDVRRDMSASVILNNLYKLTLMQTTFGFNMLAIVKGTPKILSLKQILKYYLEHQEIVIRRRTEFELKKAQARAHILEGLRIALDHIDEIINIIRSSKSGEIAKVKLIEGYQLSDKQAQAILDMRLVRLTGLEREKIEDEYNKLLEAIADYKDILAHNERIDEIIYQELLEIQEKYGDERRTELLVGEVLSIEDEDLIEEEDVVIALTHNGYIKRLATSEFKAQRRGGRGVQGMGVHDDDFIEHLVNTSTHDELLFFTNMGKVYQMKGYEIPEYGRTAKGIPVINLLGIDSGEKVQAVINISRDMKTKEMYLFFTTRLGISKRTSVSEFSNIRSNGLKAITLKENDELISVLITDGDKNIIIGTHLGYAVSFSESDVRSMGRLAAGVRGIRLRQDDYVVGADILYPDSHVFVISENGFGKQTLASEYPIKGRGGKGIKTSNVTEKNGPVAGLTTVIGTEDIMLITNKGVMIRFNINSVSETGRATLGVHLIKVEEGALVSTMAKVAPEEIAEEQEQNEQN; from the coding sequence TTGGTGGATCTTCCAAATAGAATTAAAGATTCTGATTTATCAGGGATTATGCGCAAATCTTTTATGGAATATGCAATGAGTGTAATTGTAGCTCGTGCATTACCTGACGTACGTGATGGATTGAAGCCAGTTCATCGGAGAATTTTATATGGCATGAACGAGTTGGGGGTAACTCCTGATAAGCCATATAAAAAATCTGCAAGAATTGTGGGGGATGTTATGGGGAAGTACCATCCCCACGGAGATTCTGCAATTTATGAATCAATGGTCAGAATGGCACAAGAATTTAGTTATAGGTACATGCTTGTTGACGGACATGGTAATTTTGGATCTGTTGATGGGGATGGTGCAGCTGCAATGCGTTACACAGAAGCACGAATGAGTAAGATTGCAACTGAAATGCTACGAGATATTAATAAAAATACAATTGATTTTACGGAAAATTATGATGGATCAGAGAGAGAACCTGTTGTGCTTCCAGCAAGGTTTCCCAATCTGTTAGTTAATGGTGCGACCGGGATTGCGGTAGGGATGACCACTAATATTCCGCCCCATAACTTGGCAGAAGTAATTTCTGGACTACATATTTTAATGAAGAATCCAGATGCAACAACAGCTGATTTGATGGAAGCAATAAAGGGACCAGACTTTCCTACAGGCGGGATTGTTTTAGGTAAATCTGGAATTCGTAAGGCTTATGAAACTGGTAAGGGAACTGTCACAATTAGAGCCAAGGTTGAAATAGAAGAGTCGGCAAATGGACGTGAACAAATTATTATTAATGAGCTGCCCTATATGGTTAATAAGGCGAAACTGATTGAAAGAATTGCCGAATTAGCTCGGAATAAAAAGATTGAGGGAATTACGGATATTCGTGATGAGTCAGATCGAGAAGGAATGCGTGTCTCAATCGATGTTAGACGAGACATGAGTGCCTCTGTAATTTTGAATAATTTATACAAATTAACATTGATGCAGACGACATTTGGCTTTAATATGCTCGCAATTGTCAAAGGAACACCTAAAATTCTTAGTTTGAAACAAATTCTGAAATACTATCTTGAACATCAGGAAATTGTTATTAGACGTAGGACAGAATTTGAGTTAAAGAAAGCTCAAGCAAGAGCTCATATTTTAGAGGGATTAAGAATTGCGCTTGACCACATTGATGAAATTATCAATATTATTCGTAGTTCTAAGAGTGGAGAAATTGCTAAGGTTAAGTTAATAGAGGGTTATCAGTTATCTGATAAGCAGGCTCAAGCCATTTTAGATATGCGTTTGGTTCGGTTAACAGGCTTGGAACGTGAGAAGATAGAAGATGAGTATAACAAGCTTCTTGAAGCTATTGCGGATTATAAAGATATTCTTGCGCATAATGAAAGAATTGATGAGATCATCTATCAAGAATTGCTGGAAATTCAAGAAAAATATGGTGATGAGCGCAGAACTGAATTATTGGTGGGAGAAGTGCTTAGCATTGAAGATGAAGATCTAATTGAAGAAGAAGATGTTGTAATAGCACTTACACATAATGGCTATATTAAACGATTGGCAACAAGTGAATTTAAGGCACAACGTAGAGGTGGCAGAGGTGTTCAAGGAATGGGAGTTCATGATGATGATTTTATTGAACATTTAGTTAATACTTCTACACATGATGAGCTTTTGTTCTTTACAAATATGGGAAAAGTCTACCAGATGAAGGGCTATGAAATTCCTGAATATGGACGTACTGCAAAAGGGATACCTGTTATCAATTTATTGGGTATAGATTCGGGAGAAAAAGTTCAGGCAGTAATAAATATTTCTCGTGATATGAAGACGAAAGAGATGTATCTGTTCTTTACTACACGTTTAGGAATTTCAAAACGAACATCAGTTAGTGAATTTTCAAATATTAGAAGTAATGGGTTAAAGGCAATTACTCTGAAAGAAAATGATGAACTAATTAGTGTTTTAATTACCGATGGAGATAAAAATATTATAATCGGAACGCACTTAGGATATGCTGTTAGTTTCTCTGAAAGTGATGTTAGATCTATGGGAAGATTAGCAGCAGGTGTTAGAGGAATTCGTCTAAGACAAGATGATTATGTAGTTGGTGCAGATATTTTGTATCCAGATAGCCATGTCTTCGTAATTAGTGAGAATGGTTTTGGTAAACAAACGCTGGCTTCAGAATATCCAATAAAGGGTCGTGGAGGCAAGGGAATAAAAACCTCTAATGTGACTGAAAAGAATGGACCAGTAGCAGGTTTAACGACAGTTATTGGTACTGAGGATATTATGCTAATTACAAATAAGGGTGTTATGATCAGATTTAATATTAATAGTGTTTCTGAAACTGGAAGGGCCACATTAGGTGTTCATCTTATCAAAGTTGAGGAAGGTGCACTTGTTTCAACGATGGCAAAAGTTGCTCCTGAAGAAATTGCAGAAGAACAAGAGCAGAATGAACAAAATTAA
- the yaaA gene encoding S4 domain-containing protein YaaA, protein MDNEILLKTEYITLGQMLKIASIIDSGGQAKWFLQENEVWVNGEQDNRRGRKLYAGDQVSIPSVGKFLMRSKQAK, encoded by the coding sequence TTGGATAATGAAATTCTTCTGAAAACTGAGTATATTACTTTGGGGCAAATGTTAAAAATAGCTTCAATAATTGATTCTGGTGGTCAGGCAAAATGGTTTTTGCAAGAAAATGAGGTTTGGGTCAACGGGGAACAAGACAATCGAAGAGGTCGGAAACTTTATGCGGGTGATCAAGTCAGCATCCCGTCAGTAGGAAAATTTTTAATGCGTTCAAAACAGGCAAAGTAG
- a CDS encoding IS3 family transposase, producing the protein MRRDYPFITLLKVAGLARSTYYYHLACLNRPDKYRQVKQIIRQEFARSHQTYGYRRMRFVLKQHHVKLCLETVRKIMFSMGLKVTLFSKHSGRYNSYHGHVGQVVPNLLKQQFKAHKPYTVLHTDVSQFKLTCGKWGYISTVIDEASNEVLAAKVSSTPNRVLIDQTLETVIKKIPATTKPILHSDQGWQYQMTNYQAKLRHHHFIQSMSRKGNCLDNAPVESFFSMLKRECLRRIKVTSLNELSTLVEHYVAWYNTQRISLKRHGLTPVEYRKQYLTNN; encoded by the coding sequence TTGCGGCGTGATTATCCCTTTATTACGCTCTTAAAAGTTGCGGGACTTGCGCGTTCGACGTATTACTATCATTTAGCTTGTCTAAACCGGCCTGATAAATATCGTCAGGTTAAACAAATTATTCGGCAAGAATTTGCCCGCTCTCATCAAACTTATGGTTATCGTCGCATGAGATTTGTTTTAAAACAGCATCATGTTAAACTTTGTCTAGAAACTGTTCGTAAAATTATGTTTTCTATGGGTCTGAAAGTTACTCTTTTTTCAAAACATTCTGGTCGGTACAACTCATATCATGGTCATGTTGGACAGGTGGTACCTAACTTGCTCAAGCAACAATTCAAGGCCCATAAACCATATACTGTTTTGCATACTGACGTCAGTCAGTTTAAACTTACGTGTGGAAAATGGGGTTATATTTCGACAGTTATTGATGAGGCTAGTAATGAAGTTTTAGCCGCTAAAGTTAGTTCAACACCCAATCGTGTTTTAATCGATCAAACCCTTGAGACAGTCATTAAAAAGATTCCCGCAACAACTAAACCAATTCTACACTCTGATCAAGGATGGCAATATCAAATGACCAATTATCAAGCTAAACTAAGACATCATCATTTCATTCAAAGCATGTCCCGTAAGGGAAATTGTTTAGACAATGCTCCAGTTGAGAGCTTTTTCAGTATGCTTAAACGTGAGTGTTTAAGGCGCATTAAGGTTACTTCTCTCAATGAACTAAGTACGTTAGTGGAACATTATGTTGCTTGGTATAATACCCAGCGAATTTCACTTAAGCGGCATGGATTAACTCCAGTTGAATATCGTAAACAGTATCTAACTAACAATTAA